The Arachis ipaensis cultivar K30076 chromosome B07, Araip1.1, whole genome shotgun sequence genome includes a window with the following:
- the LOC110265152 gene encoding uncharacterized protein LOC110265152 has protein sequence MSVGIEVVYRLQMVGIDMVYRSPGEDRGTVPLTSFQEDDAQVSYQTCWLGCITDRWDSSAIGNQTVTGGRDRGRDRGRIGTADPETTGNDLVNFMATLENMVAAMQVTAEALGNQAESGNDANGDNGPMTVVMFLKIHPPIFGGTTNPTKADNWFQAIERALQAQQVPEDKCVEFATYLLAGEAQTAKKLELLQLKQDQMSVAKYMNKLEELCRFSRIRQGTPGDFEEWKCIKYEGGLRSDILSSVGLMKIRIFSDLVNKSRLVEECLKKAAVARSESREFCRRVHNQNFAPRGQEFKRSGSRQASDKEKQVTPYLEDVRCQRCKSFHPNRPYRKGLGLCYRCEAPGYISRNCSRRKVQDADQS, from the exons ATGTCTGTggggatcgaggtggtttaccGCCTGCAGATGGTGGGGATCGACATGGTTTACCGCTCACCAGGTGAGGATCGTGGTACTGTGCCGCTCACTAGTTTTCAAGAAGACGATGCCCAGGTTAGCTACCAAACATGTTGgcttggctgtataaccgacagatgggaCTCATCTGCCATAGG GAACCAGACGGTGACTGGTGGACGCGATCGCGGGCGAGACAGAGGTAGAATAGGTACTGCAGACCCTGAAACGACGGGAAATGACCTTGTGAATTTTATGGCTACCTTGGAAAATATGGTTGCGGCTATGCAGGTGACAGCCGAAGCGCTAGGGAATCAAGCTGAAAGTGGGAACGATGCTAATGGGGATAACGGACCAATGACGGTTGTAATGTTTCTGAAGATACATCCACCAATCTTTGGAGGAACCACGAACCCCACTAAGGCCGACAACTGGTTTCAAGCGATTGAGCGGGCTTTACAAGCACAGCAAGTCCCTGAAGATAAATGTGTTGAGTTTGCAACTTATCTGTTAGCGGGTGAAGCCCA AACAGCTAAGAAGCTTGAACTGCTGCAATTGAAACAGGATCAGATGTCGGTCGCTAAATACATGAACAAGTTAGAGGAACTGTGCCGATTCTCTAGGATTCGTCAGGGAACTCCAGGAGACTTTGAGGAGTGGAAGTGCATCAAATATGAAGGAGGACTTCGGAGTGATATATTGAGTTCTGTGGGCTTGATGAAAATCAGAATTTTCTCAGACTTGGTAAACAAGAGTAGACTCGTGGAAGAATGTTTAAAGAAGGCTGCTGTGGCAAGGAGTGAAAGCCGGGAGTTCTGCCGAAGGGTTCACAACCAGAATTTTGCACCGAGGGGCCAAGAGTTCAAGAGGAGTGGCAGTCGCCAGGCGAGTGATAAAGAGAAGCAAGTGACGCCTTACCTAGAGGATGTGAGGTGCCAAAGATGCAAAAGTTTTCATCCGAATAGGCCGTACCGAAAGGGTTTAGGTCTGTGTTATAGGTGCGAGGCACCGGGTTATATCTCCAGAAATTGCTCCCGTAGAAAGGTTCAGGACGCTGATCAATCGTGA